The Carassius carassius chromosome 9, fCarCar2.1, whole genome shotgun sequence genome includes a region encoding these proteins:
- the LOC132149385 gene encoding serine/threonine-protein kinase pim-2-like translates to MGLLSRLKKAAGLECVRDPGVQTKDYPNNSENRQTDPPDAADTDGGRNVKQTKSFWKWPALHVPCCRAGTYNLVKTEKKCGIEAETKRRYSDAPALEVLPTAEEQQKQDVLDKGQCVHEPCVLSPITSENRQHNPPDEAPAGAAETDGERTEKKSFWKWPTLHFPCCRAGTYDLVKTEKKCGKEAEKYQGHSDAPAENLLSMSDSHHPNPPDEEPAGAAEIDGERTEEVLLTAEERLVQDILDKGHFCKYTVGCKLGEGGCGSVYEGTRCKDGLQVAVKCSSKMPNMPSIKVPGHPKCLPMEIGLMLMANKGPSVPQIIQLLDWEDDADHYVMVMERPIPCVDLFSFVENHGGSLDEGTARNIMRQVTNAAKTCCKRGIFHRDLKLENLLVNEDTMEVKLIDFGCGALMKKSAFKVFHGTRVYCPPMFYMKGRYHAKPTTVWTLGFILYEMLCGEAPTSYDRSMITVKLWTRPGLSKECCQMICDCLQPKPRKRLSLDKMHLHDWFKVTE, encoded by the exons ATGGGACTGCTTTCAAGACTAAAAAAAGCGGCTGGTTTGGAGTGTGTACGCGATCCCGGTGTACAAACCAAAGACTACCCCAACAACTCAGAGAACCGTCAAACTGATCCCCCTGATGCTGCTGACACTGATGGAGGGAGAAATGTGAAGCAGACCAAGAGCTTCTGGAAGTGGCCCGCTCTTCACGTTCCTTGCTGCAGAGCTGGAACATATAACCTGGTCAAAACTGAGAAGAAATGCGGGATAGAGGCGGAAACAAAGCGGAGATATAGCGATG CTCCAGCTCTTGAAGTCCTCCCCACTGCTGAGGAACAGCAGAAACAGGATGTCCTGGATAAGG GCCAGTGTGTACACGAACCCTGTGTACTTTCCCCAATCACGTCAGAGAACCGTCAACATAATCCACCTGATGAGGCGCCTGCTGGAGCTGCtgagacagatggagagagaacGGAGAAGAAGAGCTTCTGGAAGTGGCCCACTCTTCACTTTCCTTGCTGCAGAGCTGGAACATATGACCTCGTCAAAACTGAGAAGAAATGCGGGAAAGAGGCGGAAAAATATCAGGGACATAGCGATG CTCCAGCTGAAAATCTACTCTCAATGTCGGACAGCCATCATCCTAATCCACCTGATGAGGAGCCTGCTGGAGCTGCTGAAATTGATGGAGAGAGAACGGAGGAAGTCCTCCTCACTGCTGAGGAACGGCTTGTGCAGGACATCCTGGACAAGG GCCACTTTTGCAAGTATACAGTCGGCTGCAAGTTGGGTGAAGGAGGATGTGGTAGTGTTTATGAAGGGACTCGCTGCAAGGATGGACTTCAG GTGGCAGTGAAATGTTCAAGCAAGATGCCAAACATGCCATCTATCAAAGTG CCTGGTCATCCCAAATGCCTTCCCATGGAGATTGGCCTGATGCTCATGGCCAATAAGGGCCCCAGCGTTCCTCAGATCATTCAGCTGCTTGACTGGGAGGACGATGCAGACCACTACGTGATGGTCATGGAGCGCCCCATTCCTTGCGTGGACTTGTTTAGTTTTGTGGAGAACCATGGAGGAAGCCTTGATGAGGGGACGGCACGAAATATTATGCGGCAGGTCACTAATGCCGCTAAAACTTGCTGTAAGCGTGGCATCTTCCATCGTGATTTAAAATTGGAGAACCTTCTGGTGAATGAGGACACCATGGAAGTCAAATTAATCGACTTCGGGTGCGGTGCGCTCATGAAGAAATCTGCCTTCAAAGTCTTCCATG GCACAAGAGTTTACTGTCCTCCCATGTTCTACATGAAGGGCAGGTACCACGCAAAACCGACGACAGTGTGGACTCTAGGGTTCATTCTGTATGAAATGCTGTGTGGAGAAGCTCCTACATCCTACGACCGAAGCATGATCACTGTGAAGCTCTGGACCAGACCCGGCTTGTCAAAAG AATGCTGCCAGATGATTTGTGATTGTCTCCAGCCCAAGCCACGGAAGAGACTCAGTCTGGACAAGATGCATCTCCATGACTGGTTTAAG GTCACGGAGTAA